In Pseudomonas sp. Leaf58, one DNA window encodes the following:
- a CDS encoding CsiV family protein produces MRAIRCLTLLLALFAPAAFAEGLYQVEMLLVRQNSVPAFTSPFAPEDWSAGAPRLAKDAERRLALEDEATRLQATADYTVLLHKAWQQQVGSEPSRIALGEGTEQFGHFPIEGNLSIAEGRFIAVEANFWVNQLDGNGSVLQSEQFKQSNSNVKGGQLTFLDGGHLAVLLKVTPPGTPKMPVMDPEMMEQ; encoded by the coding sequence ATGCGTGCCATCCGTTGCCTGACCCTGCTGCTGGCGCTGTTCGCCCCAGCCGCCTTCGCCGAAGGCCTCTATCAGGTAGAAATGCTTTTGGTGCGGCAGAACAGCGTGCCCGCCTTCACCAGCCCATTTGCCCCAGAAGACTGGAGCGCCGGCGCCCCACGCCTGGCAAAGGACGCCGAGCGCCGCCTGGCGCTGGAAGATGAAGCCACCCGCTTGCAAGCCACTGCCGACTACACCGTACTGCTGCACAAAGCCTGGCAACAGCAGGTCGGCAGCGAACCCAGCCGCATTGCCCTGGGCGAAGGCACCGAGCAGTTCGGCCACTTTCCCATCGAAGGCAACCTGAGCATCGCCGAAGGCCGCTTTATCGCAGTCGAGGCCAACTTCTGGGTCAACCAGCTGGACGGCAACGGCAGCGTGCTGCAAAGCGAGCAGTTCAAGCAAAGCAACAGTAACGTCAAGGGCGGCCAGCTGACCTTCCTCGACGGCGGCCACCTGGCGGTGCTGCTGAAAGTGACGCCGCCGGGCACACCCAAAATGCCGGTGATGGACCCGGAGATGATGGAGCAGTGA
- the mfd gene encoding transcription-repair coupling factor has translation MSVLRLPQMSATAGKHTWGNLPGAALSLAIAEAASSAGRFTLLLTADSQAADRLEQELRFFAPDLPVLPFPDWETLPYDLFSPHQDIISQRIASLYRLPELSHGILVVPITTALHRLAPTRFLLGSSLVLDVGQTIDVEQMRLRLEASGYRCVDTVYEHGEFAVRGALIDLFPMGSKLPYRIDLFDDEIETLRTFDPETQRSIDKVDSVRLLPAREFPMQKEEVTRFKARFRERFDVDFRRSAIFQDLASGIIPAGIEYYLPLFFEETSTLFDYLPADTQVFSLPGVEQAAEHFWNDVRGRYEDRRGDLSRPLLPPAELFLPVEDCFARLKQWPRVVVSTDDLDPGAGRERFPARALPNLAIEAKANQPLAELANFLDQFPGRVLFTAESAGRREVLLELLERLKLRPHTVDGWADFITGSERLAITIAPLDDGLLLDDPAIALVAESPLFGQRVMQRRRRDKRGETANDAVIKNLTELREGAPVVHIDHGVGRYLGLATLEIEGQAAEFLTLEYAENAKLYVPVANLHLIARYTGSDDALAPLHRLGSEAWQKAKRKAAEQVRDVAAELLDIYARRAARKGYAFADPSADYATFSAGFPFEETPDQQAAIEAVRADMLAPKPMDRLVCGDVGFGKTEVAMRAAFIAVHSGRQVAVLVPTTLLAQQHYNSFRDRFADWPVTVEVMSRFKSAKEVAAAAADLAEGKIDILIGTHKLLQDDVRFKDLGLAIIDEEHRFGVRQKEQLKALRSEVDILTLTATPIPRTLNMAVAGMRDLSIIATPPARRLSVRTFVMEQNQSTVKEALLRELLRGGQVYYLHNDVKTIEKCAADLAELVPEARIGIGHGQMRERELEQVMSDFYHKRFNVLVASTIIETGIDVPSANTIVIERADKFGLAQLHQLRGRVGRSHHQAYAYLLTPTRQKVSADAEKRLEAIANTQDLGAGFVLATNDLEIRGAGELLGEGQSGQIQAVGFTLYMEMLERAVKAIRKGTQPNLEQPLGGGPEINLRLPALIPEDYLPDVHARLILYKRIASAADEEGLKDLQVEMIDRFGLLPEPTKNLMRLTSLKLHAEKLGIKKVDAGPNGGKLEFEAETPVDPLTLIKLIQGQPKRYKFEGATQFRFLVPMERPEERFNTLEALFERLTPQPA, from the coding sequence GTGTCAGTTCTGCGCCTACCGCAAATGTCGGCCACGGCCGGCAAACACACCTGGGGCAACTTGCCCGGTGCCGCCCTCAGCCTGGCCATCGCCGAAGCCGCCAGCAGCGCGGGCCGGTTCACCCTGCTGCTGACCGCCGACAGCCAGGCTGCCGATCGTCTGGAACAGGAACTTCGCTTCTTTGCCCCGGACCTGCCGGTGCTGCCGTTTCCCGATTGGGAAACCCTGCCCTACGACCTGTTCTCGCCGCACCAGGACATCATTTCCCAGCGCATCGCCAGCCTGTACCGCCTGCCGGAACTGAGCCACGGCATCCTCGTGGTGCCGATTACCACCGCCTTGCACCGCCTGGCGCCAACCCGCTTTCTGCTGGGCAGCAGCCTGGTGCTGGACGTGGGCCAGACCATCGACGTGGAACAAATGCGCCTGCGCCTGGAAGCCAGCGGCTATCGCTGCGTCGATACCGTCTACGAGCATGGCGAATTCGCCGTGCGCGGTGCCTTGATCGACTTGTTCCCGATGGGCAGCAAGCTGCCTTACCGTATCGACCTGTTCGATGACGAGATCGAGACCCTGCGCACCTTCGACCCCGAAACCCAGCGCTCGATCGACAAGGTTGACTCGGTGCGCCTGCTGCCGGCGCGCGAGTTCCCGATGCAGAAAGAGGAAGTGACCCGCTTCAAGGCGCGTTTTCGCGAACGCTTCGACGTCGACTTCCGCCGCAGCGCAATCTTCCAGGACCTGGCCAGCGGTATCATCCCCGCGGGCATCGAGTACTACCTGCCGCTGTTCTTCGAAGAAACCTCGACCCTGTTCGACTACCTGCCCGCTGACACCCAGGTGTTCTCGCTGCCTGGCGTGGAACAGGCCGCCGAGCACTTCTGGAACGACGTGCGCGGGCGTTATGAAGACCGCCGCGGCGACCTGAGCCGGCCGCTGCTGCCACCGGCTGAACTGTTCCTGCCGGTCGAAGACTGCTTCGCCCGGCTCAAGCAATGGCCACGGGTGGTCGTCAGCACCGACGACCTCGACCCGGGTGCTGGCCGCGAACGCTTTCCGGCACGCGCGCTGCCTAACCTGGCGATCGAAGCCAAGGCCAACCAGCCGCTGGCCGAGCTAGCCAACTTCCTCGATCAGTTCCCTGGCCGCGTGCTGTTTACCGCCGAATCGGCGGGCCGCCGTGAAGTGCTGCTGGAACTGCTCGAACGGCTGAAACTGCGCCCGCACACCGTCGACGGCTGGGCCGACTTCATCACCGGCAGCGAACGCCTGGCGATCACCATCGCCCCGCTGGACGACGGCCTGCTGCTGGACGACCCGGCCATTGCCCTGGTTGCCGAAAGCCCGCTGTTCGGCCAGCGCGTCATGCAGCGCCGCCGCCGCGACAAGCGTGGTGAAACCGCCAACGACGCGGTAATCAAGAACCTCACCGAGCTGCGCGAAGGCGCGCCGGTGGTGCACATCGACCACGGCGTGGGCCGCTACCTGGGCCTCGCCACCTTGGAAATCGAAGGCCAGGCCGCCGAGTTCCTCACCCTGGAATACGCCGAAAACGCCAAGCTGTACGTGCCGGTGGCCAACCTGCACCTGATCGCCCGCTACACCGGTAGCGACGATGCCCTGGCACCGCTGCACCGGCTGGGCTCGGAGGCTTGGCAGAAGGCCAAGCGCAAGGCCGCCGAACAGGTGCGCGATGTGGCTGCCGAACTGCTCGACATTTATGCCCGCCGCGCCGCGCGCAAGGGTTATGCATTTGCCGACCCGTCTGCCGACTACGCCACCTTCAGTGCTGGCTTCCCGTTCGAGGAAACCCCCGACCAGCAAGCGGCTATCGAAGCGGTGCGTGCCGACATGCTGGCGCCCAAGCCAATGGACCGCCTGGTGTGCGGCGACGTCGGTTTTGGCAAGACCGAAGTGGCGATGCGCGCAGCGTTCATTGCTGTGCACAGCGGCCGCCAGGTGGCTGTGCTGGTGCCCACCACCTTGCTCGCCCAGCAGCATTACAACAGCTTCCGCGACCGCTTCGCCGACTGGCCGGTGACGGTGGAAGTGATGAGCCGCTTCAAGTCGGCCAAGGAAGTGGCCGCCGCCGCCGCAGACCTGGCTGAAGGCAAGATCGACATCCTTATCGGCACCCACAAGCTGCTGCAGGACGATGTGCGCTTCAAAGACCTGGGCCTGGCCATCATCGACGAAGAACACCGCTTTGGCGTGCGCCAGAAGGAGCAGCTCAAGGCCCTGCGCAGCGAGGTGGACATCCTTACGCTCACCGCCACGCCAATCCCGCGTACGCTGAACATGGCAGTGGCGGGCATGCGCGACCTGTCGATCATTGCCACGCCACCGGCGCGCCGCTTGTCGGTACGCACCTTCGTCATGGAGCAGAACCAGAGCACGGTCAAGGAGGCGCTGCTGCGTGAGCTGCTGCGCGGTGGCCAGGTGTACTACCTGCACAACGACGTGAAAACCATCGAAAAATGCGCCGCCGACCTTGCCGAACTGGTGCCCGAGGCGCGTATCGGCATCGGCCACGGGCAGATGCGCGAGCGCGAACTGGAACAAGTGATGAGCGACTTTTACCACAAGCGCTTCAATGTGCTGGTGGCCTCGACCATCATCGAAACCGGCATCGACGTGCCCAGCGCCAACACCATCGTCATCGAGCGCGCCGACAAGTTTGGCCTGGCCCAACTGCACCAGCTGCGCGGCCGGGTCGGCCGTAGCCACCACCAGGCCTACGCCTACTTGCTGACGCCAACCCGACAGAAGGTTAGCGCCGACGCCGAAAAGCGCCTGGAGGCGATTGCCAACACCCAGGACCTCGGTGCCGGCTTCGTGCTAGCCACCAACGACCTGGAAATCCGTGGTGCCGGCGAGCTGCTGGGCGAAGGCCAGAGCGGGCAGATCCAGGCGGTGGGCTTCACCCTGTACATGGAAATGCTCGAGCGCGCGGTCAAGGCCATCCGCAAGGGCACCCAACCTAATCTTGAACAGCCGCTGGGCGGCGGCCCGGAAATCAACCTGCGCCTGCCGGCCCTGATCCCCGAGGACTACCTGCCCGACGTGCATGCACGGCTGATCCTGTACAAACGCATTGCCTCAGCCGCCGATGAAGAAGGCCTCAAGGACCTGCAGGTCGAGATGATCGACCGCTTCGGCCTGCTGCCCGAGCCGACCAAAAACCTGATGCGCCTGACGTCGCTCAAGCTGCACGCGGAAAAGCTCGGCATCAAGAAAGTCGACGCCGGCCCCAACGGCGGCAAGCTCGAGTTCGAGGCCGAGACCCCAGTCGACCCGCTGACCCTGATCAAGCTGATTCAGGGCCAGCCCAAACGCTACAAGTTCGAAGGCGCCACGCAGTTCCGCTTCCTGGTACCGATGGAACGCCCTGAAGAACGCTTCAATACCCTGGAGGCGCTGTTCGAGCGCCTGACCCCACAGCCTGCTTAA
- a CDS encoding glyceraldehyde-3-phosphate dehydrogenase, with protein sequence MWKVPVTQKPDQCLGEWIDREALAEAMIPLIGQLYRNNNVVSSIYGRSLINRSVISILKAHRFARHRQADETELSVHETFPLLKAMSELKLGAASVDLGKLANKFKQEGNGRTAEQFVREELAEVVGQQNASARKGTDVVLYGFGRIGRLLARILIEKTGGGDGLRLRAIVVRKGAENDLVKRASLLRRDSVHGPFDGTITIDEANNTITANGNLIQVIYAKSPSEVDYTQYGIDNALIVDNTGVWRDADGLGQHLACPGAARVILTAPGKGALKNIVHGINHGDIAADDKIISAASCTTNAIVPVLKAINDQYGIVNGHVETVHSFTNDQNLIDNFHKGSRRGRAAPLNMVITETGAATAAAKALPVLKGKLTGNAIRVPTPNVSMAILNLNLEKATTREEINEYLRQTAMHSELHKQIDYVASQEVVSTDFVGSRHAGVVDAEATIANDNRVVLYVWYDNEFGYSCQVVRVMEDMAGVNPPAFPR encoded by the coding sequence ATGTGGAAGGTTCCCGTGACTCAGAAGCCCGACCAGTGTCTTGGTGAGTGGATCGATCGTGAAGCCCTGGCTGAAGCGATGATCCCGCTTATCGGTCAGCTCTACCGCAACAACAACGTGGTGAGCTCGATTTATGGCCGTAGCCTGATCAACCGTTCGGTTATCTCGATCCTCAAGGCGCACCGCTTTGCGCGTCATCGTCAAGCCGACGAAACCGAACTGTCCGTCCACGAGACATTCCCCCTGCTCAAGGCCATGAGCGAGCTGAAACTGGGCGCCGCTTCGGTCGACCTGGGCAAGCTGGCTAACAAGTTCAAGCAGGAAGGCAATGGCCGTACTGCCGAGCAATTCGTCCGTGAAGAGCTGGCCGAAGTGGTTGGCCAGCAGAACGCTTCGGCGCGCAAAGGCACCGACGTTGTCCTGTACGGCTTCGGCCGCATCGGCCGCCTGCTGGCGCGCATCCTGATCGAGAAAACCGGTGGTGGCGATGGCCTGCGCCTGCGCGCCATCGTGGTGCGCAAAGGCGCCGAGAACGACCTGGTCAAGCGTGCCAGCCTGCTGCGCCGTGACTCGGTGCACGGCCCGTTCGATGGCACCATCACCATCGACGAAGCCAACAACACCATTACTGCCAACGGCAACCTGATCCAGGTTATCTACGCCAAGAGCCCGAGCGAAGTCGACTACACCCAGTACGGCATCGACAATGCGCTGATCGTCGACAACACCGGTGTATGGCGTGACGCCGACGGCCTGGGCCAGCACCTGGCCTGCCCGGGCGCTGCCCGCGTGATCCTCACCGCACCTGGCAAGGGCGCGCTGAAGAACATCGTGCACGGTATCAACCACGGTGACATCGCAGCCGATGACAAGATCATCTCGGCCGCATCCTGCACCACCAACGCCATTGTGCCGGTGCTCAAGGCCATCAACGACCAGTACGGCATCGTTAACGGCCACGTCGAAACCGTTCACTCGTTCACCAACGACCAGAACCTGATCGACAACTTCCACAAGGGCAGCCGCCGTGGCCGTGCCGCGCCGCTGAACATGGTAATCACCGAAACCGGCGCCGCCACTGCTGCCGCCAAAGCGCTGCCAGTGCTGAAGGGCAAGCTGACCGGCAATGCCATTCGCGTACCTACGCCGAACGTTTCGATGGCCATCCTGAACCTGAACCTGGAAAAGGCCACCACCCGCGAAGAAATCAACGAGTACCTGCGCCAAACCGCCATGCACTCGGAACTGCACAAGCAGATCGACTACGTTGCTTCGCAAGAAGTGGTTTCGACCGACTTCGTTGGCTCGCGCCACGCCGGTGTGGTTGACGCTGAAGCGACCATCGCCAACGACAACCGCGTTGTTCTGTACGTTTGGTACGACAACGAATTCGGTTACAGCTGCCAGGTGGTTCGTGTGATGGAAGACATGGCTGGTGTGAACCCGCCAGCGTTTCCACGCTGA
- a CDS encoding FAD:protein FMN transferase: MRAFLCFLLMLLTACNQGPTLERLGGPAMGSSYSIQYVREPGGPAPAQVQVAVDSILHDIDLHYSTYRGDSTVSRFNQLPANQCLALPADMLELVNLGQHLAEQSDGAFDLTVEPLLDLWGFGPQARHEQVPDPQALAQVRQRVGYRHLRVEGQALCKDAPVQLDFNSIAAGHAVDLIAARLRAMGIASFIAEATGELKAVGRKPDGSPWRIALELPREDRQIARQVIPVNGFSVSTSGDYRHYFEENGRRYSHTFDARQGRPVEHDLAAVTVLDASALQADGYSTLLLILGPERGWAFAVAQGLAAVLVTRAEGGFVSRATPAFERAVKGE, from the coding sequence GTGCGCGCATTCCTTTGTTTCTTGCTGATGCTCCTGACTGCCTGCAACCAGGGCCCCACCCTGGAACGCCTGGGTGGCCCGGCCATGGGCAGCAGCTACAGCATCCAGTACGTGCGCGAGCCTGGCGGCCCGGCGCCGGCCCAGGTACAGGTGGCGGTCGACAGCATCCTGCACGACATCGACCTGCACTACTCGACCTACCGTGGTGACTCTACCGTCAGCCGCTTCAACCAATTGCCCGCCAACCAGTGCCTGGCCCTGCCGGCCGACATGCTTGAGCTGGTCAACCTTGGCCAGCACCTTGCTGAGCAAAGCGACGGTGCCTTCGACCTCACCGTGGAGCCGTTGCTCGACCTGTGGGGCTTCGGCCCCCAGGCCCGCCACGAGCAGGTGCCCGACCCGCAGGCCCTGGCCCAGGTACGCCAGCGCGTGGGTTATCGGCATTTGCGCGTCGAGGGCCAGGCCTTGTGCAAGGACGCCCCGGTGCAGCTCGACTTCAACAGCATCGCCGCCGGCCATGCCGTCGACCTGATCGCTGCGCGCCTGCGCGCCATGGGGATTGCCAGTTTTATCGCCGAAGCCACCGGCGAGCTCAAGGCCGTGGGCCGCAAGCCCGATGGCAGCCCCTGGCGCATTGCCCTGGAACTGCCTCGCGAAGACCGCCAAATCGCCCGCCAGGTCATCCCGGTGAATGGCTTTTCAGTATCAACCTCGGGTGACTATCGGCACTATTTCGAGGAGAATGGCCGGCGCTATTCGCACACCTTCGATGCCCGCCAAGGGCGCCCGGTCGAACACGACCTGGCCGCCGTCACTGTGCTCGACGCCTCGGCGCTGCAGGCCGATGGCTATTCGACGTTACTGTTGATCCTCGGCCCTGAGCGCGGCTGGGCTTTTGCCGTGGCGCAGGGTTTGGCCGCGGTATTGGTGACTCGGGCCGAAGGTGGCTTCGTCTCCCGAGCTACGCCCGCATTCGAACGGGCAGTGAAAGGCGAGTGA
- the sthA gene encoding Si-specific NAD(P)(+) transhydrogenase: MAVYNYDVVVLGSGPAGEGAAMNAAKAGRKVAMVDSRRQVGGNCTHLGTIPSKALRHSVRQIMQFNTNPMFRAIGEPRWFSFPDVLKSAEKVIAKQVASRTGYYARNRVDLFFGTGSFADEQTVEVVCPNGVVEKLNAKHIIIATGSRPYRPADIDFHHPRVYDSDTILSLSHTPRKLIVYGAGVIGCEYASIFSGLGVLVELVDNRGQLLSFLDSEISQALSYHFSNNNITVRHNEEYERVEGLDNGVILHLKSGKKIKADALLWCNGRTGNTDKLGLENIGIKVNSRGQIEVDEAYRTSVPNIYGAGDVIGWPSLASAAHDQGRSAAGSIVDNGSWRFVNDVPTGIYTIPEISSIGRNEQELTQAKVPYEVGKAFFKGMARAQIAGEPQGMLKILFHRETLEILGVHCFGYQASEIVHIGQAIMNQPGEQNNLKYFVNTTFNYPTMAEAYRVAAYDGLNRLF; the protein is encoded by the coding sequence ATGGCTGTCTACAACTACGACGTAGTGGTGCTGGGTTCCGGCCCGGCCGGTGAAGGCGCGGCAATGAACGCCGCCAAAGCAGGGCGCAAGGTGGCGATGGTCGATAGCCGTCGTCAGGTCGGGGGCAACTGCACCCACCTGGGCACCATCCCGTCCAAGGCACTGCGTCACTCGGTGCGGCAGATCATGCAGTTCAACACCAACCCGATGTTTCGTGCCATCGGTGAGCCGCGCTGGTTCTCGTTCCCCGATGTACTGAAAAGCGCCGAGAAGGTCATCGCCAAGCAGGTCGCATCGCGTACCGGCTACTACGCCCGTAACCGCGTCGACCTGTTCTTTGGCACCGGCAGTTTCGCCGACGAGCAAACCGTCGAAGTGGTTTGCCCGAACGGTGTGGTGGAAAAGCTCAACGCCAAGCACATCATCATTGCAACCGGCTCGCGCCCGTACCGCCCAGCCGACATCGACTTCCACCACCCGCGCGTCTACGACAGCGACACCATCCTCAGCCTCAGCCACACCCCGCGCAAGCTGATCGTGTACGGTGCCGGCGTGATTGGTTGCGAATACGCCTCGATCTTCAGCGGCCTGGGCGTGCTGGTGGAACTGGTCGACAACCGTGGCCAGCTGCTGAGCTTCCTGGACTCGGAAATTTCCCAGGCGCTGAGCTACCACTTCAGCAACAACAACATCACCGTGCGCCATAACGAAGAGTATGAGCGTGTCGAAGGCCTGGACAACGGGGTGATCCTGCACCTGAAGTCGGGCAAGAAAATCAAGGCTGACGCCTTGCTGTGGTGCAACGGCCGTACCGGCAACACCGACAAGCTGGGCCTGGAAAACATCGGCATCAAGGTTAACAGCCGTGGTCAGATCGAGGTCGACGAGGCCTACCGCACCAGCGTGCCGAACATCTACGGCGCGGGCGACGTGATCGGCTGGCCAAGCCTGGCCAGTGCTGCCCATGACCAAGGCCGTTCGGCCGCTGGTAGCATCGTTGACAATGGCAGCTGGCGCTTCGTCAACGACGTGCCGACCGGTATCTACACCATTCCGGAGATCAGCTCGATCGGCCGCAACGAGCAGGAACTGACCCAGGCCAAGGTGCCGTACGAAGTGGGCAAGGCCTTCTTCAAGGGTATGGCTCGTGCACAGATCGCTGGCGAGCCGCAGGGCATGCTGAAGATCCTGTTCCACCGCGAAACCCTGGAAATCCTGGGCGTGCACTGCTTCGGTTACCAGGCTTCGGAGATTGTTCACATCGGCCAGGCGATCATGAACCAGCCGGGTGAGCAGAACAATCTGAAGTACTTCGTCAACACCACGTTCAACTACCCGACCATGGCCGAAGCTTATCGGGTAGCTGCCTACGACGGCCTGAACCGGCTTTTTTGA
- a CDS encoding glycerophosphodiester phosphodiesterase: protein MTLIYGHRGAKGEAPENTLKSFQQCLAHGVTCCELDLHLSSDNELMVIHDPTLKRTTGKRGKVVEHSAAELVTFDARKGGPGHVQPCPIPKLEELFEKCQFEHWQLEVKSASRTRAATTVLAIRELAQQYGLLDKVTITSSSREVLGAAQELVPDVKRGLVAEYAWLDPLKVAQNYGCELLALNWTLCTPERLLKAQAQGLHVSVWTVNEPALMRRLADFGVDSLITDFPGLAKTTLG, encoded by the coding sequence GTGACCCTGATCTACGGCCATCGCGGCGCCAAGGGCGAAGCACCCGAAAACACCCTGAAAAGCTTTCAGCAATGCCTGGCCCATGGCGTAACCTGCTGCGAGCTGGACCTGCACCTGTCGTCCGACAACGAGCTGATGGTGATCCACGACCCCACCCTCAAGCGCACCACCGGCAAACGCGGCAAAGTGGTCGAGCACTCGGCCGCCGAGCTGGTAACGTTCGATGCCCGCAAGGGCGGCCCAGGCCACGTACAACCCTGCCCTATCCCGAAACTGGAAGAGCTGTTCGAAAAGTGCCAGTTCGAGCACTGGCAGCTGGAAGTGAAAAGCGCCTCGCGCACCCGCGCTGCCACCACCGTGCTGGCGATCCGCGAACTGGCCCAGCAGTACGGCCTGCTGGACAAGGTGACCATCACTTCCAGCTCACGTGAAGTACTCGGTGCCGCGCAGGAACTGGTGCCGGACGTGAAACGCGGGCTGGTAGCCGAATACGCCTGGCTCGACCCGTTGAAGGTGGCACAAAACTACGGCTGCGAGCTGCTGGCTTTGAACTGGACGCTGTGCACCCCCGAGCGCCTGCTCAAAGCACAGGCCCAGGGTTTGCACGTGTCGGTGTGGACGGTCAACGAACCGGCACTGATGCGCCGGCTCGCTGACTTTGGCGTGGACAGCCTGATTACAGACTTTCCCGGTTTGGCCAAGACCACCCTCGGGTAG
- a CDS encoding PilZ domain-containing protein has protein sequence MTTLDEEDRREYYRIEDQIALQISPLSAAEALDPDVLQDDSPLFNLLSELHLSDFESQHLLRQLSEKDRTLAAFLRAQNKRLDLLSAVVAQTLLGEVGQPQLVVISEGGIEFVQATQVAPGTRVKVKMVLMPRAHGLLLRGKVSHCDPRPGGGFEVGTEFIDMTDAQRQLLARYILQRQQQQRRQQLEQNDPAS, from the coding sequence ATGACGACATTAGACGAAGAAGATCGCCGCGAATACTACCGCATCGAAGATCAGATCGCACTTCAAATCAGCCCCCTCAGCGCGGCCGAAGCCCTCGACCCAGATGTGTTGCAAGATGATTCGCCACTGTTCAACCTGCTCAGCGAACTGCACCTGTCCGACTTCGAGTCGCAGCACCTGTTGCGCCAGCTAAGCGAAAAAGACCGCACCCTCGCCGCCTTCCTGCGGGCACAGAACAAACGCCTCGACCTGCTTAGCGCAGTCGTTGCCCAGACCTTGCTCGGCGAAGTGGGCCAGCCCCAGTTGGTGGTCATTTCCGAGGGCGGCATCGAGTTTGTGCAAGCCACCCAGGTTGCCCCTGGCACGCGAGTGAAAGTGAAAATGGTGCTGATGCCGCGCGCCCATGGCCTACTGCTGCGCGGCAAAGTCAGCCATTGCGACCCGCGCCCAGGGGGCGGCTTTGAAGTAGGCACCGAATTCATCGACATGACCGACGCCCAGCGTCAACTGCTGGCCCGCTACATTCTGCAGCGCCAGCAACAACAACGGCGCCAGCAGCTGGAACAGAACGACCCCGCCTCCTGA
- a CDS encoding lipoprotein-releasing ABC transporter permease subunit encodes MFRPLFAFIGTRYTRAKRRNHFVSFISLTSMIGLALGVVVMIVVLSVMNGFDHEMRTRVLGMVPHATLESGQPIANWPALAQQVKQNPQVVAVAPFTQMQGLLTHDGKVQKVLLNGIDPAREREVSIIDKFVLQGRLDQLAPGEWGIMIGDKAAAKLGVAIGDKLTFVAPEVSVTPAGMFPRMKRFTVVGTFHVGAGEIDGYLGLTNISDLSRLHRWKPDQVQGLRLKFDDLFQAPRVAWSIAQQLGDQEFYSRDWTRTHGNLYQAIRMEKAMIGLLLLLIVAVAAFNIISTLVMVVNDKRGDIAILRTLGATPGQVMLIFMVQGTVIGVIGTLIGAVVGVVAALNVSAAIAGIEKLIGHKFLNADVYFIDYLPSQIQAQDVYMVCGAALVLSFFATLYPAWRAARTQPAEALRYE; translated from the coding sequence ATGTTCAGACCTCTTTTCGCATTCATCGGCACGCGTTATACCCGTGCCAAACGTCGCAATCACTTCGTCTCGTTCATTTCCCTGACCTCGATGATCGGCCTCGCCCTGGGCGTGGTGGTGATGATCGTGGTGCTGTCGGTCATGAACGGTTTCGACCACGAGATGCGCACCCGCGTATTAGGCATGGTCCCCCATGCCACGCTGGAGAGCGGTCAGCCCATTGCTAACTGGCCGGCCCTTGCCCAACAAGTAAAGCAGAATCCGCAGGTGGTGGCGGTTGCGCCCTTCACCCAGATGCAGGGCCTGCTGACCCATGATGGCAAGGTGCAGAAGGTGCTGCTCAATGGCATCGACCCGGCCCGCGAGCGCGAAGTGTCGATCATCGACAAGTTCGTCCTGCAAGGCCGCCTCGACCAACTGGCGCCGGGCGAGTGGGGCATCATGATCGGTGACAAGGCCGCCGCCAAACTGGGCGTAGCCATCGGCGACAAGCTCACCTTTGTCGCCCCCGAGGTCAGCGTGACCCCGGCCGGTATGTTCCCGCGCATGAAGCGCTTTACCGTGGTCGGCACCTTTCACGTCGGCGCGGGCGAGATCGACGGCTACCTGGGCCTGACCAACATCAGCGACCTGTCCCGCTTGCACCGCTGGAAGCCCGACCAGGTGCAGGGCCTGCGCCTGAAGTTCGACGACCTGTTCCAGGCGCCACGGGTGGCCTGGAGCATCGCCCAGCAGTTGGGTGACCAGGAGTTCTACAGCCGCGACTGGACCCGCACCCACGGCAACCTGTACCAGGCAATCCGCATGGAGAAGGCCATGATTGGCCTGCTGTTGTTGCTGATCGTCGCGGTGGCGGCGTTCAACATCATTTCCACCCTGGTGATGGTGGTCAACGACAAGCGCGGCGACATTGCCATCCTGCGTACCCTGGGCGCCACGCCCGGGCAGGTCATGCTCATCTTCATGGTCCAAGGCACGGTGATCGGGGTGATCGGTACCCTGATCGGCGCCGTGGTCGGGGTGGTCGCTGCGCTGAACGTGAGTGCGGCGATCGCCGGCATCGAGAAACTGATCGGGCACAAGTTCCTCAACGCCGATGTGTATTTCATCGATTACCTGCCGTCGCAAATCCAGGCCCAGGACGTGTACATGGTCTGTGGTGCGGCACTGGTTCTGAGTTTCTTCGCCACCCTGTACCCAGCTTGGCGTGCGGCCCGCACCCAGCCTGCAGAGGCGCTACGTTATGAGTGA